From the genome of Triticum aestivum cultivar Chinese Spring chromosome 3B, IWGSC CS RefSeq v2.1, whole genome shotgun sequence, one region includes:
- the LOC123066586 gene encoding lichenase-2-like: MVEGLAPTLHMALLLGLGVFVSIIASTTTATARGASVGVCYGMSANNLPPASTVVTMLRDNGITSVRLYAPDSAALAALGGTGISVMVGVPNNVLADLATSAPAAAAWVRANIQAHPAVSFRYLVVGNEVAGGDTRYVGPAMENVHSALAAAGLGGAINVTTAISQATIAVHVPPSAGEFTDKSKPFMLPVLQFLQRTGAPLLANLYPYFVYTYKAAGDMDISFMLFTAPGTVVQDGNYGYQNMFDATVDALHAAGERLGVSGVDVVVSETGWPSAGGEAASVENARTYNQNLVNHVWKGTPRRPWKVETYVFAMFNENLKENGVEQNWGLFYPSTDRVYPITFI, from the exons ATGGTGGAAGGCCTTGCTCCTACGCTCCACATGGCATTGCTCCTCGGGCTTGGAGTCTTTGTCTCCATCATTGCAA GTACGACTACTGCTACTGCACGAGGGGCCTCGGTGGGCGTGTGCTACGGCATGAGCGCCAACAACCTGCCGCCCGCGAGCACCGTCGTCACCATGCTCCGCGACAACGGCATAACGTCGGTGCGCCTCTACGCACCGGACAGTGCAGCGCTGGCCGCCCTCGGAGGCACCGGCATCAGCGTCATGGTCGGCGTGCCCAACAACGTCCTCGCCGACCTGGCCACCAGCGCGCCCGCGGCTGCCGCGTGGGTCCGCGCCAACATCCAGGCCCACCCGGCCGTCTCATTCCGGTACCTCGTCGTCGGCAACGAGGTCGCCGGGGGTGACACGCGGTACGTGGGACCTGCCATGGAGAACGTCCACAGCGCGCTTGCGGCGGCCGGCCTGGGCGGCGCCATCAATGTCACGACGGCGATATCGCAGGCGACCATCGCCGTACATGTCCCGCCGTCCGCCGGCGAGTTCACCGACAAGTCCAAGCCGTTCATGCTCCCCGTGCTGCAGTTCCTGCAGCGCACAGGGGCGCCGCTCCTCGCCAACCTATACCCGTACTTTGTCTACACGTACAAGGCCGCCGGCGACATGGACATCAGCTTCATGCTGTTCACGGCGCCGGGGACGGTGGTGCAGGACGGGAACTACGGGTACCAGAACATGTTCGACGCGACGGTGGACGCGCTGCACGCGGCGGGGGAGCGGCTCGGGGTGAGCGGCGTGGACGTAGTGGTGTCGGAGACGGGATGGCCGTCGGCGGGCGGCGAAGCGGCGTCGGTGGAGAACGCGAGGACGTACAACCAGAACCTGGTGAACCACGTGTGGAAGGGCACGCCGCGGCGGCCGTGGAAGGTGGAGACGTACGTGTTCGCCATGTTCAACGAGAACCTCAAGGAGAACGGCGTGGAGCAGAACTGGGGCCTCTTCTACCCGAGCACCGACAGGGTCTACCCCATCACCTTCATTTGA